Part of the Nicotiana sylvestris chromosome 5, ASM39365v2, whole genome shotgun sequence genome is shown below.
aatgggagcttggagaagtagtggggacgcaaacactatgtggtcgacgacggcggactatataaggaaggcggcgagagaggtgttaggggtatcttcaggccgcaccggtggccacaaaggagactggtggtggaatgcagttgtacaaggtaaagtggaagcgaagaaggtggATTACCTGCTGTTAGGGGGGAGCACtggagaggaggagaagagagcgaacattgcgagatataaggtagctaggaaggagtcaaagatggcagtgacggaggcaaaGACGACAACTTTTgctcgtttgtatgaggaactagggaacaaaggcggggagaagaagttactccgactcgctaaggtgagagagaggacggctcgggatttggaccaagtgaggtgcataaaagatgaggacgacaaagttttgttggggaatgaccagattaagaggagatggcagacctactttcataaacttctaaatgaggaaggggatcaggatattgtactaggtgaattgaggaacgCCGACATCCCCCATAAACTAAGTGATTGtcgggacattgaggtcgatgaggtcatggaggcaatgagtaagatgagaaggggcagagctaccggaccagatgaaattccggttgagctttggaggtgtgtgggtagagcaggtttggaatggcttactaagttgcttaatgttatatccaagactaataggatgcccgaagagtggaggtggagtacaatggtcccgttgtataagaacaaaggcgatatccagatctgtaacaactataggggtattaaattactaagtcataccatgaaagtttgggagagagtggtagaaatgagagtgcgaaggacggtgtctatttcagacaaccagttcgggttcatgccggggcgatctaccacagaagctatccaccttattaggaggatggtggaacaatacagggataagaagaaggatctccacatggtgtttatcgatctagagaaagcgtacgacagggttcctagggaggtcttatggagatgcttagaggctaaaggggtcccggttgcctacattagggcgattaaggacatgtatgatggagctaagactcgggttaggacagcaggaggcgattccgattattttccggttattacggggttgcaccaagggtctgcgttcagctcttttcctatttgccctggtgatggatgctataacgcatcatattcaaggagaggtgccatggtgcatgctatttgttgatgacatagtcctaatcgacgagacacgacgcggcgtcagcgagaggttagaggtttggagacatacccttgagtccaaaggtttcaggttgagcaggacgaagacggaataccttgagtgcaaatttggggcagagccgacggaagcgggagtggaagtgaggcttgattctcaagtcatccctaagaggggtagtttcaagtacctggggtcgtttattcaggggtccggggagatcgacgaggatgtcacacaccgtataggggtggggtggatgaaatggaggttagcgacgggagtcctgtgtgacaagaaagtgccactgttactgaaaggtaaattttatagggcagtggttaggcctgctatgttgtatgggaccgagtgttggccggtgaagatctcacacatccagaggatgaaagttgcagagatgaggatgttgaggtggatgtgcgggcatacaaggaaggataagattagaaatgaagatattcgagagaaggtgggtgtggcccccatggaggacaagatgcgggaagcaagactcagatggttcgggcacattcagaggaggaacactgatgcaccggtgagaaggtgtgaacgattggcggtggtgggtacgaagAGAGgcagagggagacctaagaagtattggggagaggtgatcaaacaggatatggcgcgacttagggttactgaggacatggccctaaacagggaattgtggagatcgagcattaaggttgtaggttaggggaaattgtgatgtctttttacagcgcactagagtgagactagccagttaggagttagtcttaggatgctattgatcaactactgatgatgggctttatctgctgtgtattaataccttatatctttctcgtatttcctatatcttttatattgctgttactttattttttatggcatttatgttatgttatggatttcatggtattttatgttgtctTATTacgagtctattgatagtactaatataatgtctcttgttgcctctttgagccgagggtctcctggaaacagtctctctgtctctcgggtagaggtaaggtctgcgtacatattatcctccccagaccccacttgtgggattacactgggttgttgttgttgttgttgttgttgttgttgttgttgttgttgttgttgttgttgttgttgttgttgttgttgtaacatGTATTAATTCTGGGCAATTGTTTTGTGCAAATTCCAAACTCCCAGCCACTAATGCACGTGTTTGAAGGTGATGTCGAACCTTGGGGAGCATTTACATCCAATTGGGTCGAAATCGCTTTCAAGACAATGGCTTGCCACGACATAGTATTTTTCGATAAGTTGTTCTTCTTTTCGTCTTATTCCTTGTCAATATTATCTATTATTTTTCTTCCATTTCTGAGATATGATTAAAGAAGGCGAACCACAAGtacaataaaaattaaataataaataaattaaaattaatttgTGATGTTTAATAATTATTAATATTAAAGATAATTTAGTTGGTTACAATGAATGTTCGTAACAGTGGAGGTAAAAGGTAGAAGAGAAGAATGATTTTGATAAAGTTGAAGCcatacaaaaaataatataagaTAGTTGCAAGTGCAACCACATATTACAAATCAGAATCAACAAAAACAACGAAGTACGTCATTTTTtatgtttaataatcaaaatatttTTGTCAAACAAAAATTTCTaccaaaagagaaaaataatttctCTTACTTTTAAGCGGatattatttataattataattatcTTAATTCTTATGTTTATGTCACTGCTCCAACTAACATTTATACATTACTATCAAGTTATTTTAATCTAATCACTAATTCAACTAATATTTACACATTATTATCAAGTTATTTTAATCTATTCACTAATTAGTTCGCTAACATTATTACTAATCTTTAACAATTCTTTTTAAAGATGATTCTCACTCCGCAATCAAATGTCAAaacttttttcttaaaaaaagttCACGTAAAATTTTTCTATAAAAGTTCTCGGAATCTAAAATTTGGGGCGCATGATTGaattgaaaattaaaattaaCAAGAATTGTCGTGGGAAAGATAGAATTCCTCCATCTTTAATAAGTGATTTCAGGTTGGAGTCTTGAATATAAGAAAATTCATGTTAAGAAGTATTTCTTCTTGAATGGGCCTTACGCAGTGGGAACCTGAATTAACCTAGGTCTCAATACTAAACACTTAGTGAGAAattaaaaaaatcataaatagccAGTCATATTCATTTTTTACTTAAGCTAGCCATATACATAGTTTTATACATtgattataaataattatacacatataatacataaattatgaaTATATTATACCTCCATcaactatttttaatttaagcgaTTGAGTGAACTGCTATTTAGATTAATTCTTCAAAATAAAATGTGAGCTGAGAtaaaagatttttttaaaaaaataaaataattgggCCTGATGTTAAACCCATATCAGTTATGAGTCATTATAGCCCATTAGGGATTAGAGCTGAACTATAAAGGGCTAGCTCAAAACCCTAGTTTATGATCATTTCCTTTCCCCTTCCCGTTCCCTTCAGCAGATCGCCGACGAATCGCCGACGACAGCGGCGGTAACCGGAAAACATGGTCCACGTCGCCTTTTATCGTAACTGTAAGTCTTCAAATTTGTGTTCTTTCTCTTTATCCGATTGCCGTGTAATTTCTTTATTTATATAATATCTGATGTCTGAATAATCATGATTGTTTGTGTTTGTCCTGTTGATTTCTCTGTCTTTTAATAATTAGTAGGAATTTAAGCAATTTGTAGGGTTCATTTTGACGGTGTTGATAAAATCGACCAGTTCTAAGTTAGGAAGCTAAAGAATCTAATAAGCGATACAAATTAGTAGTTggtagttgttatttttattaggCGCTGTGTTCTTCAGAGATTTGTATGTCAGTAGAAGGATGCAAAGGATTTCGAGAATCTATAATTTTAATATTTGAATGAAACATGCCCAAATTGAGCAGAAAGGTATAAAAGATTCAAAATAGCTGACCCAGCTCGTTTTGGGATTGATGACTGTTTTTGTATGATATACTTGGTAATATGGACACATAATGTTAGAAGAGTTGATGTTATAATGCTTTATGCCATTGTATTGGAACTTCATTTCTTCATGTCAGCTGATAAATATTGGGATATTTTAGAGATTTTTATGTCCGTGGAGGGATGTTAAGAATTTAGAGTAGTTTTAGGGAACTGCCCAATTTGTCTCTAAGGAAATATCATCTTTTTGGAATGAAACATGCCCAAAGTATCTAATAGGCTACCCCAGCTCACACTACAATTTGATGCAAGTTTTTGTATGATCAATCTCTTGTGGTCCGGCCTTTCCCCGGACCTtgtgcatagcgggagcttagtgcactgtCCGTTTTTAAAAATTCTTGGTAGTATGGATTGGAAGAGTTGGGTTTTTATTTTGACAATCCACTACAAATTTTGTATGAAATTGTAGTGTATTGTCAGCTGACAAAAGAACTTAATTTGAAAAAAAGTCGGTGACATGCATTAATACCTTTTTAAAGATCTTCAAGATGCATACCATTATTTCTATCTGTGTTTTATCGTAATAGTTTTAgtatatttatttttataatttgatATGTACCTCAGATGGGAAGACCTTTAAGAAGCCTCGTCGTCCCTATGAAAAGGAGCGATTGGATGCAGAGTTGAAGCTCGTAGGAGAATATGGATTGAGGTGCAAGAGGGAGCTTTGGAGAGTTCAGTATGCTTTGAGCCGTATCAGGAATGCTGCAAGAATGCTTCTGACATTAGACGAGAAGGACCCACGTCGTATTTTTGAAGGCGAAGCACTCATGAGGAGGATGAACAGATATGGGTTATTGGATGAGAGCCAGAACAAGCTCGATTATGTCTTGTCTCTCACTGTGGAGAACTTTCTTGAGCGTCGTCTCCAAACCCTCGTCTTCAAGACTGGCATGGCTAAGTCTATCCATCATGCAAGAGTGCTAATTAGGCAAAGGCATATCAGGTAAAATTTGCTTCCAGTTTTagtgacaaagttcaaataaacaaGCTTCCAGTTTTCCTGGTAGCGGGATCCTGAAGTGAATACTTTTTTAATTATCTGCTATCGTGCAATGGTATGTGGCACTTGTGATATGGTTGATATAGGCGAGCAGTTTAATATCTAGCAATTGTTCTAGCCTTTGATCGCACATTTCGAGGGTCTGTTGTGATGAGCGTTTCAGTGTGATTTTCTTTCTAAAATTATCATTTATGATGCATTCTTTTCTGCTAAAGAACTTTAACATAAATATGATATTCAGAGTAGAAATGTTTTTGTAGATGTGCTCTTCTCGAAGTTCCTATGTTCAGGTCTTGGCTTTTCTTTTTTAGGTGCTCTACTGAAAAAGTCGAAGTTCTTTTGACCTAATGGTTTCAGAACATATCCGTTTTCACCAAGAGGCCTTAACTAAGGAGCCAAGATTCTTAGTCTGAAGATTTCTAAAGATTGTTTCTGTAAATTGAGGTTGTTTTTATTTTGGAAGCATTATGCAATGCAATTAATCTACGTTCCCTATTGTTTTAAATTGCTATTGAAGAAAACAATATTCTGACAGTGAGTTTGTGAAGACCAGTTTATCAGAATAATATCTCAACAAGGATATATTATCTGTTGTTTGTGGAAGTGGTTTTGCTTTTGTAAACATGGAATCTGATTGAATCATAGATTTTTGAGAAtctagacaattttcttgagaaGATATTGTTTATTCGCTCAGTTTAATTTATGTTAATGCATCTCAAAGTGGTTTGAGTTTCTAGGTTTTCTTAGAAGCTAAATTTGTACTTGTTATACTTCCACCAACAGATTTTTAACTAGAAGAAGCAAAAATTAGACAGTGTCATCTATTGCATTATTTGTTAATGCGCTAATAGATTGAAATCAGGTGAGGTTTGCAAGGTCATATGTTTTTCGGCGGGTACGGAGCTGACTCTATTTTGCAAAGTAGTTTTCTATGAGTTGTCTGTTCTTTATATAATTCTGTGAACATCAAACCTTTCAAcacttgtctttttttttttgtcttcttgagccgagggtctttcggaaacagcctttcTACCCCTCGGTATagtggtaaggtctgcgtacacactaccctccccagattcactagtgggatttcactggattgttgttgttgggtttcgACGAACTAATATTGTTGTGTTGCAGGGTTGGAAGGCAGGTGGTGAATGTTCCATCCTTTATGGTGAGACTGGACTCCCAGAAGCACATTGACTTCTCTCTCACTAGTCCTTTCGGTGGTGGGCGTCCTGGAAGAGTAAAGAGAAAGAACCAAAAAGCTGCTGCAAAGAAGGCTTCTGGTGGAGATGGAGATGAGGATGATGAAGAATGAGCGCTTATTTTCATGTGTGGAGGTGGAGTTTTAATTCCAATGTAGTACTGTCTCGTATCTGCAATTTTTTTAGTTAATTTTGCACTCTAGGCTTTTGGACTATATTTACTTCGAAGCTGTTATCCTGGTAATTAAGAGAGAACTATGTCTAGGTATGAATTTGATCTAAATATCCAAAAGCTCGACCTATTTTTACTATTAATTGGCTGTTTACTTGTTTTACGTCATTCATATATCAGGTTACATATTTTGGGAAGTTAAAGATTCATATAAAGAACAGAACTAGTGGAAACCACAACTTTGTTGTCCTAATTAAGTGCGTAACATTTGTTTTGGTGCTTGTTGGTTGTTAATTCGTCATGCTTGAGAGATTTATAGCCATTTTTTCCACTTGAAATTTTCGTGATCAAATGCATGAGATCCAGTTTTAAATTTTGTGATTATCTGTACTAGGGGTAGCAAAATGGTTAaaaaatatggataagaaccatgtAATCCACTTAAAAAATGAATAATTAATGGGTAACTAATGGATAATCAATAGGTTGaattttacatttgtaaagcctcaaattgggggttcttCAAGTTTGGAAGACTAAAATTTTTCCAAAAGTAATTGTAtgtaagaagtcatggataatatggttaatACATTTTTTATCTGTATTAAATATGAGTTGGGGTCAGATAATTTACCCGTTTtgacccgaaccatatccgacccgacccaccACATATAAACTAACCTTGCATGATCTCACTCTTCTGAAGTGCTATTCTAAGTGCGTACTGGTTCTCATCATTGACGGGTAATCAGGCCAAATAGTGTAGTTTTATAGTCTAATAAAAGTAATTATAGAAAAAGAAGAGGTTTTAGTGGAGTGGAGGACCATATGATCTGATGTATGTGTGAACAAAATCAGTTTGGTCTAAAATGTGGGGATAAAAGCAGAAAATTCAGGGAAGAAGCAATATTTTTTTCTCTAAAGAAAAGAGGACCAATATTCATATCTACAAgtaattattatcatttatttcaTGAATAAGATAAATGCATAATATTGGTCACGTGGCATATCTTTTGAAATTTCCAATTGTCTGACATACAAATTTATTTCCGAAACATTATGGAATTTAATCGTGAATATGGGTTTTCCTTATCATTTGTCTATCAAGTAGACACACTTCCCAATTCAATTGTTTCAACTAGGGGcgtacatggaccgggttggttcggtttttatcaaaaccaaaccaaatcaactATATCAGTTTGAATTGGTTCGATTTTGTCGAGTTTTTCGGATTTTCgggtttttttgttacatgaatattatttcaatcttactttgtgaAAATTATACATAAtgctttgataagtgaatatatgtttagtaaatatgagaaaaaattgacaaacatatgatctattaaaatatttttatggaagaatttttttagtaacacatgataattattttcttagtcgtctacaataatttttcgttaatttaagctttcaaggttaatacaagagaggatcccaaatatttctacattttctaaagaaaaatcactataaagtctaaaaaatataaataaaatttatatatttatatgtcggtttggttcgagtttttttactcaataccaaaccaagtcaaaccaaacctagtcgggttttttaatcggtttaGTTTAGTTTTTCGGTTTCGTGCGAttttccggttcggtttgaacacccctagttTCAACTATACAATCATAAACGAGGTCTAATTAACATAAGTCAGCAAGAATATCACTAAAATTAATCATAATTTTACGAAAAAAGTGAATAAAACAGTTGATTAATTTAGCAGTGCTATTTTGTGAATGCACGTGCAGTTGTACATGCTACTTAAATGTATGTACAATAGCAAATGAACAAAGACATTATGAGACCCCATGGATAAATTTATG
Proteins encoded:
- the LOC104227691 gene encoding small ribosomal subunit protein uS4y encodes the protein MVHVAFYRNYGKTFKKPRRPYEKERLDAELKLVGEYGLRCKRELWRVQYALSRIRNAARMLLTLDEKDPRRIFEGEALMRRMNRYGLLDESQNKLDYVLSLTVENFLERRLQTLVFKTGMAKSIHHARVLIRQRHIRVGRQVVNVPSFMVRLDSQKHIDFSLTSPFGGGRPGRVKRKNQKAAAKKASGGDGDEDDEE